A segment of the Macrobrachium nipponense isolate FS-2020 chromosome 1, ASM1510439v2, whole genome shotgun sequence genome:
CAAGTTGTTAACTCATTCACATAACTGCAGTGTTTGATTATTCACGACGAGGTTATCATTCAGTTATCTCAGACtcattattatgtaattattacTTAAATTAGACTGTTATtacgtttttttcagttttatcattattacgaTGTTATCTTCCAGTTTTAAATTATGATCGTCATGAAAAGATCATCTTACTTCGTTTGGTAGCATAGGACCATCGTGACTCATGGTACTAGAGGTGGAATTGCGCCGCTGCTTCTCCTCGTAGTCAAAAACGAGCTCCAGGGCCTCGGTGACGGTCCTGCACAGGATGCCGCGGCTCTCGAGGAGGTTCCTTAGGGCCTCCCTCACCGACACTGGGGACAGACCCATTCCCACGAgtctctgtttttgcaaaaataaaaggaaggttgaaaaaaaaataataataatgggatttTAGGGCATAAGGGACTGAGGTTACCTACGTTAGTAGCAGAATATACATTAGTGCTCAAAATATAGTGATTTATACGTGCGCGggcgcgcccacacacacatatatcattcCAACAAGCAATGCTGTTAAATGCTACTGTACTGCTAGTGTCTATTGGTTTAAACCTAATGTTTTCCTGTTTCTTGTACCTCTTATCTTTAAGGctaaagttttaaaatatatgacAAGAATTGTTGCTATGTCTCCATGATACCTATGTCACAAGCATAAGCATACTGCTTCAGTCATTCCTTCGCAACCATTACCGGGTAGGGCAAAATTGATTATACAAAAATACGACCATGGCTAGTATAGCTATTCCGGCCAAAAATCAGAAACTAAATATAGAAAATTGGTTATTGGCCACTTGTGAAAAGATCGACGAGAGCACCTCTTGGTAGGCTGGTCTACTAACCTTAGCCATAGGATGATGAAGCAGTAACTCAGCTTCAGCGTCTGTTAAGGAAATCTTTCTTGAGCCACTCAATGGCGGAGGATTTTCCTTCAAAGCGGTGTTGACGACATCATCACCCAACTTTCCTCTCGCAAAGGGGCAAAATGGGTAAAACCTGGCGTGGTCCATGAGTGGGTTATCCCCAAATCGCCATCCATAGAGGCCCCCTCCGCAGTGGAAGCACTGAACCCAGTCAGCCAATCCTGTCGAGAAAAAGCCGGCTTCTGCCAAAACATCAGGGCCGACGTTGACGTGCCTCGGCCACCGGGTGTAAGTAGACAGGCGGTTGGAGACGGTGTTCAGATGTGGGAAAGCCAGTTGTCCACCATCTGGTATTTTattggaatctggaaaaagacaaGAGAGTTTTGGCGCAATGGTTTACAGAGCTACTATGGTAGATCATCAACATTACGAGTGCACTTATATCAAGGTAGTTGAGGCTAGAATGcactgaatacttttttttttcagtgagcaAAAGCCAATGAAACATTAAACCCGATGCTTTGCCTAACCTAGGCCTATGTAAGtttgagaaaaggaaaataaaggtaaACGAACTAACCTGTTTGGTAGGAAGTATTCAACTGCTGTGGCCTTGTGCTTGACACCCTGAAGGTATAATAGTCATAGAGGAAGCTAAATAGAGCAGTATCATTTTCATCAGAACCAGCTCTAGGGACATTCCCAGTGGCGGCACCTGTGATGAAAGGGCAATTGGGGAAGTGCTTGCGATGTTCCTCTTCAGGTTTATCGCCTTGGTCCCAGTATCCCACAATCCCCTGGCAGAAGGTACACTGGACGTGGTCCTCGGTTCTCAAGTAGAAGAACCCGGCCTTCGCCAATTCGTCGGGATCAATGTAAGCCACCGGCCAATTGCTGAACGTCTGTCGCCGTACAGCTTCCAGAAGCAAAGCAGACTGCCAGTGGAACCTTCTCTCACTCCTGTTTTCGGGCTCTGAAAAGGGAGATGATCAGATCATAACACTTCTAATTAGAACTCCATTGGTAGCAAGAAAACTCGAGGGCACATGTTGAAACGCTGCATGTTGCATGCATTGTCTGTAAGGAACTGTTTTATATGCGAATTCAGGCGTTGATAACAAATGCTATTTTCATCCGAGTTGCCCCTCCGTACAAGAAAACTGGAACTGTACAAGTCTCCAAATATGCTTGTGATATATAATGACgctcttttaaaaaattatgaaagctaAAATTGTGGACAAATCTGAAGTTCTGTGGGAGaacaatagatttttttttctgaggacacAAACGATccaaaaattacaacaaacaaAAGCATCACAATTTATGTACTCATTCTACCATTTCCATTCATTACTGCTTCCACTATTAAAAGTACCTTAGTAAAAGCATCTTCATCATTCCTAGGTTCAtcacattttcataatatttttatttttcattttattcgaaAAATATTACTTATCATTTGCATAGTaagatgttacaaaatattacaaaaatatttacctaCAATATTATAGAAGTTGCACCACCCACGTACGCTGGACAACCAGCGAGGCAGTGCAGATTATAACTCAAGTATTTGTTTCGTTTGTTGGGTCTACGAGTTGGAGAATAacttaaggtatatatatacccgtatatatatatatatataatatatatatatatatatatatatatacatgcgcgtgtgtgtgtacgagtctatatatatatatatatatatatatatatatatatatatatatatatatatatatatatatatatatatatatacaggataacAGATTGATAAATTAATAGACAGTTATAATGTATTCAATAATTTGCAATTTCCAAGGGAACAC
Coding sequences within it:
- the LOC135219712 gene encoding baculoviral IAP repeat-containing protein 7-B-like encodes the protein MSGIQYDGMMVGPSPNSVTERQPENRSERRFHWQSALLLEAVRRQTFSNWPVAYIDPDELAKAGFFYLRTEDHVQCTFCQGIVGYWDQGDKPEEEHRKHFPNCPFITGAATGNVPRAGSDENDTALFSFLYDYYTFRVSSTRPQQLNTSYQTDSNKIPDGGQLAFPHLNTVSNRLSTYTRWPRHVNVGPDVLAEAGFFSTGLADWVQCFHCGGGLYGWRFGDNPLMDHARFYPFCPFARGKLGDDVVNTALKENPPPLSGSRKISLTDAEAELLLHHPMAKRLVGMGLSPVSVREALRNLLESRGILCRTVTEALELVFDYEEKQRRNSTSSTMSHDGPMLPNEVVNGHRVPCSATTPSSPSFSTLPAIRKPSADYTRLLEEVETMKNQVLKEERRLLCRLCQKSPIAVVFQPCSHLHLCAECARPRDTCPTCGAVVRGTLKPILT